In one window of Zingiber officinale cultivar Zhangliang chromosome 11A, Zo_v1.1, whole genome shotgun sequence DNA:
- the LOC122032562 gene encoding uncharacterized protein LOC122032562 gives MMTSRLLALILVAGASFAFLSFNTMVLNGAGPALADSTVTVIPLQGRSAVIIFSNRKRKDNRYHTVNIRNDRDLTSINKADYPHYDPPPSSRAIIDHGPIEHGTPLMPYIPRSTPPPPPFHPNRGSP, from the exons ATGATGACTTCGCGCCTTCTTGCTTTGATTTTGGTCGCGGGGGCTTCATTTGCGTTCCTTTCCTTCAACACTATGGTTCTCAACGGCGCAG GTCCCGCATTGGCTGATAGCACTGTAACAGTTATCCCTCTGCAAGGTAGAAGTGCCGTGATCATCTTCAGTAACAGGAAGCGCAAG GACAACAGATACCACACTGTCAATATAAGAAATGATAGGGATCTAACAAGCATCAACAAGGCTGATTATCCCCACTACGATCCACCTCCAAGTTCAAGAGCAATCATTGATCATGGTCCAATCGAACATGGAACTCCGCTTATGCCTTACATCCCCAGATCTACGCCGCCTCCGCCACCGTTCCACCCTAACCGTGGATCCCCATGA